From the genome of Haloarcula taiwanensis:
CGGTGAGATTGACTGTATCGCCCTCCGTGACGCGTCCCGGGCCTGACAGCCCCGTCACGACAGCGCCCGACTGGTTGGCAGCGACACCGCCAGCATCGTCGATCCCTGCGACCGACCCTTTCACGCGAATCATGTGGACCTGCCCCGGTCCGGTCGCCAGGTCGGCTGCGGAATCACGCGGCAGAATGAGCAGGTCATCGAGCGTTCTAGCGGCGTCGTACCGTCCGACGACGGTGACCCGGCGGACTCCGGGCTTGACGCTCCCACTGACGGTCAGTTCGTCACCAACCCCGACATCAAGCGTCCGTGCGAGGTCGCTCCCGATGACGGCCTCGTCGTACCGCTGTGGTCGCTGGCCTTCGACCAGCGTGGCACCGGTGACGTTCGCGAACGCGTCGTACTCCGCCCCGTGGGCCATGTACGGCTGGCCGTCCGAGACCTGCGCGTAGATGATTTCCGGGCTGGCCGGTGTCCCGTCGGCCCGCAGAGCCGAGGCGTAGTCGGCATCGAGGCGGCTGTTCAGCGGGTGGGGCGCGCCGGCTTCGGTGATGGTCCCGGAGCCGCCCGCCCCGCCCCCGAGCGGAGACGCGAGGCCGGCCAGTGAGACGACCAGCAGGAACGTGATGCCGAACACGGTCAGCGTCGCCGCCGTCGGGACGACCGAGCGCCACGAGAGGAACGTCGGTGTGACCCAGTGCCGGACCCTCGCAAGCCCCGACTGCCCGGACTGCCCGGATTGAGTATGACGGTCCCCGAGGGCAGCCGGCGGGCGAGTCGCCGCCGGATAGGCCGCGAGCGCGCCGGCCACCAGCCCCATCAGAACAAATATGCCGGCGACGACACCGACAACAGTGGCGCTCTGCCCGGTGACGGTGATATCGAGCGCGATTGGGAGTCCAACGTAAATGGCGACGTTGACAAGCGCCTTGATCAGAATGAGTCCGACCGCGTAGCCCAGAACAACGCCAGTGGTCACGAGGAGACCAGCGCGGAGCGTAAACAGGAGTCCCACCCGCCACCCCGACGCCCCGGTCGAGCGGATGACCCGGATCGCGTCGAGTCGGTCGCGGACACTCATCCGCGTGACGTTGTAGACGACGATGAGGACCAGCAGTCCGCCGGCGGCCGCGGCGATACCAAGCGCCCAGAGGACCTGCTCCAGACCGCCGAGGACATACAGGAGTGCACTGACCAGCGGTGCTCCCTCGCTGGGCAGACTCCCCAGCCCGGTTCCGCTCGGGCTATGATCGACGACGAAGTAGCCGGTGACGCCGACCTGCCGTGCAGTCGAGGCGTTCGTCACGTACCACTGATTAGAGAGGAATGTCGTCCCCCGTTCCTGTGGCACGACAGTGAGCGAAACGGTGCCGTTCGACCCGTTGATCGCCCGAGTTCGCTGCTGGGGGACCGGTCCCCGGCCGTCAACACCGTCCGGAAGTGTCGGTAATCGACCCTCCTGCCACTGAGCCGACCCTTCGATGAGCACGCGTGGCGTATCGGGCGGGATACCGACGAGACGAACGTCGGTCCCGTTTACCGTCGCCGTCGCTGACGGGAGCACGGTGACATCCCCGCTGGGTTCCGGTGGGCCGTTTTCGGCGTCGTGGTAGGTGACAGTCCCGGAGTTCGCAAGCGGCTCAGCGAACGTTTCCGAGTACGTGACGGCAGTGAACAACAGCAGTACCGTGCCGATGAGAAACGCGGCCGTTACGGCGACGACGACGACCGTGAGCCGATCCCGTCTGGACCAGCGAAACAGGAGGGCGTTTCGGTATCCCATCGGTTCGTTAGTTCGTCTCCGTGGACGGGCTCGCGTCCGGCGTCGAGGCGGTATCAGAAACGAGCGTGCCG
Proteins encoded in this window:
- a CDS encoding permease yields the protein MGYRNALLFRWSRRDRLTVVVVAVTAAFLIGTVLLLFTAVTYSETFAEPLANSGTVTYHDAENGPPEPSGDVTVLPSATATVNGTDVRLVGIPPDTPRVLIEGSAQWQEGRLPTLPDGVDGRGPVPQQRTRAINGSNGTVSLTVVPQERGTTFLSNQWYVTNASTARQVGVTGYFVVDHSPSGTGLGSLPSEGAPLVSALLYVLGGLEQVLWALGIAAAAGGLLVLIVVYNVTRMSVRDRLDAIRVIRSTGASGWRVGLLFTLRAGLLVTTGVVLGYAVGLILIKALVNVAIYVGLPIALDITVTGQSATVVGVVAGIFVLMGLVAGALAAYPAATRPPAALGDRHTQSGQSGQSGLARVRHWVTPTFLSWRSVVPTAATLTVFGITFLLVVSLAGLASPLGGGAGGSGTITEAGAPHPLNSRLDADYASALRADGTPASPEIIYAQVSDGQPYMAHGAEYDAFANVTGATLVEGQRPQRYDEAVIGSDLARTLDVGVGDELTVSGSVKPGVRRVTVVGRYDAARTLDDLLILPRDSAADLATGPGQVHMIRVKGSVAGIDDAGGVAANQSGAVVTGLSGPGRVTEGDTVNLTVTVRNVGTERADRDVTVRYRGQQRTTTVAVPPGQERSGTVSFTASKQGTANATAGEYTHSVSVVSPNAIEIPNQLPSQAPPGSGLSVPVVTKTGARVSNATVTVNGPSVRTGSSGVAVVPLPREPGNYTITARSGTQTATHDIQIVRGTERELYGELSISPSSGSVLTTPTLRVGLANPWQEPITRTVGVIGPGVSRNRTVYMPPGNVTQTRFSPDNGRSQPGTYTYRMTANGTTLATAEYEVTGDRRLASAVASSGSYASGTPIERSVEGVFGNVQLILGVLVVLSALSTVGSTTATFAQGVHARRQAIGIHRSTGATQWRILRTILADIARIAIPATGFALGLSVVALQLLERAGWLVFFGFRLSARTPPAILAAIFVGGVLLALFGALVATVPYLTASPVSLLPSGDRTRTPDDDSVTERQSSDD